The following nucleotide sequence is from Populus trichocarpa isolate Nisqually-1 chromosome 11, P.trichocarpa_v4.1, whole genome shotgun sequence.
AGAGTTTCgtgaagtttttgttttctcagcCACAAAACAAGAGAAGTTCACATTAGTTGTCcaggaaaaaatcaaacaaacaaaatccaTCGTTTCAATGACACTTGACATACATACAGTGATATAGATCGAGCACTGAATATTACTCGCACGTATGTATGTCCAggtctctcttttctctccttaATTTATTCTCCTGTAACAGCTGCACATCCTTTCGTTTCCCTGGCAACATGGGTTTTTCTCAGAACTTGTTTCTGATCATCACAGCTTCAGTGGTCCTTGTTGATGTTGCTACAGCTTGCTCTAATGGACAATGCAAGGTTTTGTGTCTTCTCTTTTACTTGCACGTCATCAAGAATCATTTTAAgctctgattgtttttttttttttttgctaatccATCTTTgtaaatttcaatatttagaTACTCGATGAATGTTCATCGAACCAAGATTGTGGAGCTGGACTCTATTGTTTCTCTTGTCCAGCAGGATTTTCAGGCTCTAGATGTGTAAGATCAACCATCACAAACCAATTCAAGCTTCTGGTACTTCCCTATTTCTCTTTTTGCTCAATAATTATGAGGGTCATGAGTTTGCTAGGGCAACATTTATTTCGCACACGCTTGATTGATTCATCTTGACtggtttgttttgcattttgtCTTTACACGATGAACACAACTACACAAGACAGACTTTTGGTTTAGGTCTGTTGCATGATGATACCATGAAGATGGGGAGGGTGAGTGTTACAAATCAAAAGAGGAAAAGTAATAGATATAGGCCATACATTTTCTTCATCAAGTGAGAATTGGAATGAATATTGATGGGAATGTTCTATATCAACCAAGGATTTCTTTCCGGACAATTTCCAGGAAGGTCATCAGCCACAACCACCAGGAATTCACTCTGCACCACGCAAATTGGACGAATATTAGGGTGGCTAGTGTactgttgtttttgaaatggaGGGCCTGCCTTGGCCACGGCCCATTTAATAATAGACTGAGACCTGCCTTAATAAAAAGGGGCCCTCCTTAAGATGGAGGAGTACCGACTGAATTTCAGTGACTGTTGATACCGAGTTGCAGAGTAGTGGAACTCTTGTTGTGGCTCAGGAAACTGGTAGATTCAGAATTATAAAGAAGCTGGGAATTCCGAGTGGAAAGCTGGGAATTCCGAGTGGAAAGCTGCAGAATTGGATATTGCATCATAAATTGAATCTTCTGTTCGTAATATCATTTTCAACTTGAATCATTGTTATGCTTATAGGGTGCACCTCGTAAATAAATTTAGTCTGAGGAAGTGTGTAAGCTTTTATGGTTAcagtttgaaaatgaaaatcacGATCTCAAGAAAGAATTTGGAGTAAAACTGAGCTGACGTAAACGATTTCCTATCTCACAACCATTACACAAATTAAGtaacttttcttctctctcttcttaatAGAACAATTCCCTGCCGTTCAACAAATATGCATTTCTGACGACCCACAATGCATTTGCTATTGATGGATACCCATCCCACACCGGAATCCCTCGAATCACAGTCACCAATCAAGAAGACAGCATCACAGAGCAACTAAATGTAAATGTTCTTTCCTTCTTACacatttcccttttttcttcacCATGTTAgaacttttttttgtcaattaacaAGTTCCATTAATAATTTGACTGCAGAATGGAGCTCGAGCCTTGATGCTTGATACCTACGATTTTCGTGGAGATGTATGGTTATGCCATTCATTTAAAGGACAATGCTATGACTTTACTGCATTTGTATGTACATTGATTCCCTACTGAgtcatatgattttatttttccttctattttttatgatgtgtGAAATGTAAATGTTTGCCCCAGTAGGGTCCAGCTATTGACACTCTGAAGGAAATTGAAGCTTTCTTATCAGCAAATCCAACAGAGATTGTTACATTAATCTTAGAAGATTATGTTCAAGCCCCAAATGGACTGACCAAGGTCTTCGCTGATGCTGGTCTAAAGAAATATTGGTTTCCTGTGTCAAAAATGCCCAAAAATGGTCAAGATTGGCCACTAGTTAGTGACATGGTTCAGAACAACCAAAGACTACTTGTTTTCACTTCAATTCAATCCAAGGAAGCAAGTGAAGGCATTGCTTACCAATGGAATTACATGGTTGAAAATCAATGTaagaaattttctttcaattttttacttgtAGAATTTGTGATACCATATGCATATGATATTGGTTTAAACACTTTTTTTTGTGGCAGATGGGGATGATGGCATGAAAGCAGGAAGCTGCCCTAATAGAAAAGAATCACCACCTCTTGACGACAAGAGTAGATCATTGGTGTTGGTAAATTACTTTAGGTCTATTTCCATGAAGAAACTCTCTTGTGAAGATAACTCAGAAAATCTCATGAACATGCTTCGTACTTGTGATGGTGCTGCTGCCAGCAGATGGGCAAATTTTGTTGCTGTAAATTATTACAAGGTATACTTATCACATGcaaattatctaataatttcaagttcaattaacATTCGAAACAGAATACAAGAGCTCAGAagaaacattatattttttttctgggtgcATGGGGCTGCAGAGGAGTGAAGGAGGAGGATCATTTCAAGCTGTGGACTTGCTAAATGGGAAGCTATTGTGCGGGTGTGATGATATCCATGCATGTGTGGTAAGTTCTAACGAGGATTGAGGTTACTAATTGCcatatcaaattgattttaatgctTGCATTACTACTCCAAACCacatttttgtgtttattttacaGTCTTGTGATTGCATGAACTTATTCTTCTGGTTTGGACTCATGTGGACACTAGGGCATGGTCAAATTAGTTCATCAAATCTCCTTCCCAAATCAAGTTTTCCATGATAATGTGATCCCAATTCTGGAAAATTTTATCTAACCATATAATGTATCTTCTTCTGCTTGCAGCCTGGATCCACTTCAGGAGCCTGCTCTCTCTAAATATTACGAGTAGACTAGGAATTCGGGAggtttgtattttgtaataaaattgaTCCAATATTACTTGAGAAAATGTTATACATTGTGTAGCTACAGTGCTGGAGCCAAAGAATATTACGTCAACCAAAGTGAAGAAACTTCCTCCAGGTCCAAGAAATTTACCCCCCCGGCCCCAAACTCAAGTGATTTGAGACGGGCTCACGAAGATGACAATTTAATCTAAAAGTCAATGATACTAATCCAACTTTATCTAAATggatagatttttttaagatagtaCTCGAGCGATGATGGTTGTGATATAACTATTATCAAACTGgatataaaacttgatttaaatttaattcaaaatatatattttattatacaaatatataaatagaatatttatatatttttttaatatatatgtgttactattttatttcttgttgtttaataaataatagttgaaTATTCAATATCTACCTGTAAAACGAATaagaaatgaatatatataaacacgGATAGTATTAACATTACTACTCGCAAAAGATCCATCCAGCTTCATaagaaatgaatatatatatatatatatatatatatatatatatatatatatatatataaaacacgaATAACATTAACATTATTACTCACAAAGAATCCATCCAACTTCATATCATATGAACCTCGATTCACAAATCTAGCAAGGATTTAAAGTACTTATTTAAATGTTAGTTGCGTGATGGAAATCAATTAactaactataactaaaaggacTTCGTATTTTACTGTAGATTGAATTACTGTGGATTATGAGTGATTTTACTGTGAATTGCACTCTTTGAGTTTATTCTATGCTGGGCTCTTTCAAAGTGTGTGGGAGTGGACACAAACACATTGTACTGTGGGCGACACTGTAAACATAGACTGTTTTCACTGTGGACAGCACTGTAACACCTTGAGAATCGTTCCTCCGTTGTGTTTTTGGTCAAGAATTGCATCTGGGGGCGTTGCTTTCTCCCCCAAAAGTTATTGGGTCTAACTACCAAGTCAGGCCTAAAATACTTACAAAAAGTGTCAATAGTGTTGTCAGACccaaaatacttcaaaaaaggATTGAGTCTGATTGATCAAGTTGAGGCTGGAAATGGACATCAGACCCAAGTTGCTTGGGAGTGGCAGGGGATCAAACCCAAGTCCATTAGGTCTTATAGCCTTGCTTGGCCCAAAAAATTTGGGTCAGGCGTCCTCGCCCaactttaataaatttgaagaaaaatattattactatcaaagaaaaataataagttttattaatttgaagggattaaaaactataaaaacttaggtcaaacaagtttaatattattattaatatcataaatattattaaatttgaaataaattttattactataaaaaaaacatagatttgatttaaatgttaaaatctattattattattattaatttaggtCTGGCATACCCTTTTAGACCTAAAAAACTTGGGGCTGGAAAGGTGCGCCTAAACCAAATTGCTTGGGAGTGGCAAGGGCGTAGATCCAAGTTCTTCAGGTCTTATAGCCCCGTTTGACCTAAgacacttataaaaaaatacatcaaaattttatatgattattggaaaatttaaaaaatacacatgccgattttatgaaaaaaataacttatggTTAAACTGGTGAGCGAATATCATAAGCAGTTCactttttagtttgatttttataacttttttcattcccattatctttttttaatttttttttatcatttttaatgcTAATATGGCATTGGATAAGTCAGACCCACGCAAATACACATGTAGGTCCTATAATagttatataattgaatttatcattctataaaatgattatttaaatatattctttaaatttagAGTGTTTGAAAGggtaatttctaaaattcttgAGGTGAGGGATGATCGTAGAATCCTGCCAAATTTTATGAAGGATAGTATAAAATCCTCAACATTAAcctaagaaaaaagagaaaaattatagtATTTCCCATTATAACTAAATAGGTGATATATCCTTCCACAATTTATCATCTTATTAGCAATCTCCCTTACATGTATTAATATATCCATGGAtcttgaattatatatttttaaaaattatattttattaaatacaccGAGTCAATATAAGGTtagattttttatcataatttttaaatctctTCTCGAGTTTaatttagaacaaaaatttagattttttattgaatcataGAAGATCAATTctcctttatttgtttttagttgaaACTCAACTTGGTCAATACTCAAGGAGcatgtttggaaacgcgggtcaacctgtttttctaaaaaattcaaattttttttgtatgttttggattattttgatgggctgatcttaaaaataatttttttaaaataaaaaaatatattttaatataaaaaatactttaaaaaataatcgtaaCCATACTTTCAAAACACCGCTTTTCATGTCATGGATAATCCTATACAGTCGGTTTTTAAATCAATgctttcaatattattagaaaacaattaatttaatcgtGAAAATTAACTCGAAAACACAATTGACCTAgaacaaggaaaaaacaaattatgggcTACAACTACAAGACGTGATAGTTACCAAGTTGatattctaatttttaaaaacagcaTGATACAAAAACATGCCGTGCATGTGAGCTGCGATACAGCGCGCGCCCACCTCCAAAACCGTCCTATCTCTCCGCTCCGCCTCTCctcctctctgtctctctctctctctaacatttctaatatatgtttttttatcactatCTTCGCCCTTTGAATCGGACTTTCAACGCACGAGGTTCGCCGGCTTCAACCCAAATCCGACGTCCACATGGACAAAGCTGCCGGCGAAACCCTGAAACAATACCATCGTCAGCGTCACCATCACAATGATCATCATAATTTACCAACTCCGACGTCTTTAAAGGCGTCGGATGCTCTGCCATTACCACTTTACCTTACGAACGGTTTGTTCTTCGGGCTGTTTTTCTCCGTAGCCTACTTCCTCCTTCACCGTTGGCGTGAAAAGATCCGCAACTCCACTCCCCTTCATATCCTTACTTTCCCTGAAATCGCTGGGATAGTTTGTTTGTCTGCTTCGGTTGTTTATCTTCTTGGTTTCTTTGGGATTGGCATCGCTCAATCTCTTATCTCTCGAGGGTCACAGGATTCTTGGGACGTAGAGGAAGATCATATGATGGAGAAAAAAGGTGGGCTTTGTGCTGCAGAAATATGTTCAGGTCCTGCAAAAAGTCCTGCTGCATCACTTGCTTGCACTCTTGCTCCGGTTCCGAGTGCGAGAGCCGTTAGCACAATGTTTCAAACACCATTGTTAGGCAGTGATGACGAGGAGGTTATCAAAGGAGTAGTATCTGGGGACATTCC
It contains:
- the LOC7454994 gene encoding PI-PLC X domain-containing protein At5g67130 isoform X2, which translates into the protein MSRSLFSLLNLFSCNSCTSFRFPGNMGFSQNLFLIITASVVLVDVATACSNGQCKILDECSSNQDCGAGLYCFSCPAGFSGSRCNNSLPFNKYAFLTTHNAFAIDGYPSHTGIPRITVTNQEDSITEQLNNGARALMLDTYDFRGDVWLCHSFKGQCYDFTAFGPAIDTLKEIEAFLSANPTEIVTLILEDYVQAPNGLTKVFADAGLKKYWFPVSKMPKNGQDWPLVSDMVQNNQRLLVFTSIQSKEASEGIAYQWNYMVENQYGDDGMKAGSCPNRKESPPLDDKSRSLVLVNYFRSISMKKLSCEDNSENLMNMLRTCDGAAASRWANFVAVNYYKRSEGGGSFQAVDLLNGKLLCGCDDIHACVPGSTSGACSL
- the LOC7454994 gene encoding PI-PLC X domain-containing protein At5g67130 isoform X1; the encoded protein is MSRSLFSLLNLFSCNSCTSFRFPGNMGFSQNLFLIITASVVLVDVATACSNGQCKILDECSSNQDCGAGLYCFSCPAGFSGSRCVRSTITNQFKLLNNSLPFNKYAFLTTHNAFAIDGYPSHTGIPRITVTNQEDSITEQLNNGARALMLDTYDFRGDVWLCHSFKGQCYDFTAFGPAIDTLKEIEAFLSANPTEIVTLILEDYVQAPNGLTKVFADAGLKKYWFPVSKMPKNGQDWPLVSDMVQNNQRLLVFTSIQSKEASEGIAYQWNYMVENQYGDDGMKAGSCPNRKESPPLDDKSRSLVLVNYFRSISMKKLSCEDNSENLMNMLRTCDGAAASRWANFVAVNYYKRSEGGGSFQAVDLLNGKLLCGCDDIHACVPGSTSGACSL